TTTCAATAAGAGCTCAAAAGGATAATTTGCCGTTACTGCTTTATCTTCACGGAGGACCCGGAGACAGTGCGCTTCCATTAGTCCTTAAATATAACAGAGAACTGGAAGAACATTTTACTGTTGTTGTTTGGGAACAAAGAGGAGCAGGTAAGTCATATTATGATTTTAAAAATGATGAAATCACCATTGATATGTTTTTAGAAGATATTTATTCTTTGTCAAAATTACTTACTAAAAAATTCAATCAAAAGAAAATATATCTGTTAGGACATTCTTGGGGGGCTGTTTTAGGACTGAAGTTTACAGAAAAACATCCGGAAATGGTAATAAAATATATCGGATGCGGACAAGTTGTAAACATGAAAAAATCATGTCAAGCTGCTTACGACTTTGCACTTGATCATGCAAACGAAAAAGAAGCAGAAAGACTAAAAAAGATAAATTGTTCTTATAATGATAACGGATGGCTGAAAGATTTATTATATGTAACAAAACAAGTGGTTAAAAATAAAGGTTCTCTTTATGGAAAAAGAAATTATAATTCTCTTATAACTCCTTTTATATTTTCGAAATATTATTCTATAATGGATTTATATAATCGCCAAAAGGGGAGTTTACAGTCTATTGAATATTTGTGGCAAGAGCTTATGGATATAAATTTTGAAAATCAAAGAAGCTTTAAAATCCTGGTTATATTTATAGAAGGCAGATACGATAATCATGTATCTTCAGCATTGGCAAAAAAATATTTTGATACTATAGAGTCAGAAAAAGAATTCTATTGGTTTGAAAGATCCTGTCATTTTCCGCAATGGAGTGAAAATGACAAATTTAATGATTTGATCATTAAATTACTTGATTAACTAAAACCACGTAATATAAACAAAGTAATAAAATTAAATACATATAGAAGATACTTTAGAAGTATCTTCTTTTTTATTTCATATAATAAAATAATATAAAGGACTCCTTTTTATTTACTTAAATCAGCGTGCTTTCTTTCATTATTATCAAAGGTATATCAAAACAAAAATCAATTTACACTCAAAATAAAATGGCCTTAACCGCAAATTGAATATTTAGAACAGTGTAAAGCAATAATCAATAAAAATATTATTTAAATAAAGTGTACGTCATGATTAGATTTAAAGTATTTTTTTAAGCTTGATACATACAATATAAATAGGAAATAGGTGGTAATATGGTTTTTAAATTTGAGAAATTTTTATTTAGTTTTATTGTTATATTAAGTGTTTTATTCGTAGGTCTTAACATCATGAATAAAAATGAAGTCTTATCTACGGTCAGTAACGGTTCTTCAAATGAAACAAAGCTCGTAAACTCCGATAATTATTTAAAAGCGGGAGTTATAAAGATGTCGCTGAGCAGTACAAAGAACGTAAAAATCCTGGTAAACGGAGAAGAAAACTTCAATTATACTCTTAATGATAATATCATGACGCTCGCCGTAAGTGATAAAGATGTAGTGGAAGTCGACCTTAGGAATTTTAAAGAAGGTACGCTAGATGTTTTGATACTAAAAGTATCCGACGGTCTCTTAAATCCTCAGGTAAGCCAAAAATATCAGTTCAGTAAGGGAATAAACAAATTATTTGATGTTAAAATGAACTAAAAAAGCTTGTTAAAAATAAAAAGTTATTATATAATAAAGCGTAAGTATTTGTATTATTTAGGGGTAATTAATGGATAACATAATAAATATTGCAATAGACGGTCCCGCAGGTTCGGGGAAAAGCACCGTTGCAAAAATAATAGCAAAGAAATTAAATATTACTTATTTGGACACCGGTTCTATGTATAGAGCCTTTACTTATTATGCTCTGAATAATGATATAAAATCAAATGACAAAGAAGGTATAAATGACCTTTTAAACAGTATAGATCTTGTTTTAGACAAAGAAAATGTTTTTGTAAATGATAAAGACGTAACAAAAGAAATAAGATTTGAAAATATAGATAAAAATGTATCCGATTATGCCGCAATAAAAGAAGTAAGAGAAAAAATGGTAAATATTCAGCGTGAAATATCAAAGGGTAAAAGCGTTATAATGGACGGAAGAGATATAGGAAGCGTAGTTCTTCCGAATGCAAAGTTCAAATTTTATCTTGACGCTTCAAGCGAAGAAAGAGCAAAAAGAAGATATCTTCAAAATATCGAAAGAGGGAAAGAAATCCCTTATGAAGATATACTAAGGGATATTGAACTCAGAGACGAACTTGACAAAACAAGAGAAGTAGACCCTCTTGTAATATGTGAAGATGCAGTAGTGGTAGATACTTCTGATATGAATATAGATGATGTAGTTGAATTTATAATTAATAAGGTTAGTAGGTAATTTATGTTATATGATATTTTAAGACCTGTAATAAAGGTTTTACTAAAATTGTATATAAAGTAAAGGTCACGGGACTCGATAATCTTCCCGATAATGATACATCTTATATCATTTCCGGAAATCACGTACATATTTGGGATCCGGTTTTAATGGCTGTACAAATAAAAGGTAGACATCTGCATTTTATGGCAAAGGATGTCTTATTTAAATCCAAGTTTTTAAACTGGTTTTTACATAAAGTATATGCTATCCCGGTTAAAAGAGAAGACAATGACATAGTAGCCATAAAAACAGCTATGAAAGTTTTAAAGAATAAAGAAGTTTTGGGTATCTTTCCCGAAGGAACAAGAAATATGACTGAAGATGATATGCTTGAACCTAAAGGCGGTCTTGTGCTTCTAGCCACAAGGATGAAAGTTCCCGTAGTTCCCGTAGGTATCAGAGGAGAATACAAATTCAGAAAACCTCTTATAATAAATTACGGGAAACCCATATATTTGGATGAATACTATGGAAAAAAATTATCTTCGCAGGACTGTATAGATATATGCAAAAAAGAAATCTATCCTGAAATCATCAGATTAAAGGAGTTATAAAATGAATATAAGAAAAGCAAAAAGTGCGGGTTACTGCTTCGGTGTAAACAAAGCTGTCAATACCGCTTATGAGGCAAGTGAAAACAGTAATGAAAAAGTTTATACACTCGGTCCTCTGATACATAACGTTCATGTGACAAATGAACTCAAAGAAAAGGGAGTATCTATAATAGATAATCTCGATGATATAGATGAAGGAACGGTCATAATCCGTTCTCATGGGGTCGGCAAGGAAATTTATGAAAAAATCAAGAAAAAAAACTTAAAATTAATCGATGCAACTTGCCCTTATGTAAAATCTATTCAAAATAAGGTTGAAAAATATCACAATAAAGGTTATACTATAATAATTGTAGGAGATAGCGACCATCCTGAGGTAAAAGGGGTTAACGGCTGGTGTGAAAACAAAGCTAAAGTAATCTTTACCAAGGAAGAAGCCAAAAACTTCAAAACAGACGAAAATGTCTGCGTAGTTGCTCAGACTACAATAATAGAAGCTCTTTTTGATGATATTACAAATATAATAAAAGACAACTGCGCTAATGTAGTGATTTTCAACACGATCTGCAATGCTACTAGCGTAAGACAGGAAGAAGCCAGTTTAATAGCATCAGAAGTGGAAGCTATGGTAGTAGTTGGTGATACTCATAGCTCGAACACAAAGAAACTAGTAGAAATCAGCAAATCAAAATGCGATAATGTTTTCTTTGTAGAAACTGCTTCGGACTTGGATGATGCTATAAAGAAATATAACAATATTGGACTAACGGCTGGAGCATCGA
This region of Anaerofustis stercorihominis DSM 17244 genomic DNA includes:
- a CDS encoding alpha/beta hydrolase gives rise to the protein MHINEQSKIEINGKPQYISIRAQKDNLPLLLYLHGGPGDSALPLVLKYNRELEEHFTVVVWEQRGAGKSYYDFKNDEITIDMFLEDIYSLSKLLTKKFNQKKIYLLGHSWGAVLGLKFTEKHPEMVIKYIGCGQVVNMKKSCQAAYDFALDHANEKEAERLKKINCSYNDNGWLKDLLYVTKQVVKNKGSLYGKRNYNSLITPFIFSKYYSIMDLYNRQKGSLQSIEYLWQELMDINFENQRSFKILVIFIEGRYDNHVSSALAKKYFDTIESEKEFYWFERSCHFPQWSENDKFNDLIIKLLD
- a CDS encoding lysophospholipid acyltransferase family protein, coding for MVYKVKVTGLDNLPDNDTSYIISGNHVHIWDPVLMAVQIKGRHLHFMAKDVLFKSKFLNWFLHKVYAIPVKREDNDIVAIKTAMKVLKNKEVLGIFPEGTRNMTEDDMLEPKGGLVLLATRMKVPVVPVGIRGEYKFRKPLIINYGKPIYLDEYYGKKLSSQDCIDICKKEIYPEIIRLKEL
- the cmk gene encoding (d)CMP kinase, whose amino-acid sequence is MDNIINIAIDGPAGSGKSTVAKIIAKKLNITYLDTGSMYRAFTYYALNNDIKSNDKEGINDLLNSIDLVLDKENVFVNDKDVTKEIRFENIDKNVSDYAAIKEVREKMVNIQREISKGKSVIMDGRDIGSVVLPNAKFKFYLDASSEERAKRRYLQNIERGKEIPYEDILRDIELRDELDKTREVDPLVICEDAVVVDTSDMNIDDVVEFIINKVSR